The sequence AATATCGACAACGACTTTATCATTTTGTTTTATCTCTAATTCATCAGGTAGTTCCATATGAATGACTGTTTCTGCAGGAGCATATAGACTGTTCCCATTTGGAAAATTGACTTCAACATTAGGATTTTTCACAGTAATTGTGTCACCTGTTTTTTCATAAGTTGTTGTACCACCTGATGAAGGCAATTCTCTTTTAGACCGTCTTGACCTAGTTGTAGGTTGTGATTCAGTTTTTTTCTCGCTAGCTACAGGCACAGAGCCTTCGGCACTGGCTTTTGAAGTTGGAGAAGCTGACTCAGCTGGTGCAACACTAGTGCTAGCTGGTGTTGCAACTTCATTTGATTGTTTTTCAGTCTTTTCCCCTTTAACCACATGTGCAGGGGCTTCGGCACTAGCTTGTGAAGTTGGAAGGGCTGATTCACTCGGCGTAACACTAGTGCTAGCTTGCGTTACAACTTCATTTGCTTCAAGACCAGATTCCTTGTATCTCTCGCCTTGATTCTCTTGTGCAACAACTGAAATTTGTGAATCTGTATTATTCTTCACTTCGTCCGCATAAACGTTTCCTTCCACAAATACCAGTGTTGATAACAACACAGAAGCAACCCCGATAGTGTACTTTCTAATAGAAAAACGTTCTTTAGAGTCGGAAAATATATTTTTCATGCTTTTTTCTTCCTAGTTAGTGTTAATAGTTTGTTTAAATTGTATCATATTACGCTTTCATAGGCAAATATTTAAAATTTTCTTCAATTGTTTTCAACACGTGGAAAATTTATGAAAATATTACAAATATCTACAATTGACAAAGAGCCGCTTTTCATCACCCACTACAGTTGACAAAGAGCCTATATGCTCTGCTATCCACCTCGGTTATAGTACATTTAAAATAAAAGTTCAATACTTTATTGCCGCTTTTGTCAAAAAAACTCCCCTAAAATCCTGCATTGTGGATTTTTTGTGAAACTCATTTGAAAGTTACAATATTTATTTTCCAAATAGAAAAAAGGAAGGGCAAAAATGTCCAACCTTTAATATATAGTTATCAAACCAGTTGATTGTTCATTGGGCTACCTTGAACAAGTAGATAAAACTTGAGAAGCAAATTACCTAGTTCCTCATTTTCTTTTTTAGATCAGAAAAGTAGCTAATGGACGAACCGAATATCTCATATCTACGATGAATCAAACGGGCCACTAGAAGAATTAATCCTTGCAGAAGCGAGGGGCTTTCTTACAAAGAACTATCGATTTCGTGCATACTCGATCATATCGTATGGAAGAGTGTTGGCACTTTCTCTTAGGGAGTAGCTTTCTAATTCATTGACATTTTGACGCATGCGACGCGCTTGCTTGGCGGTAATCAGGTGTTGCGCTTCGTATTCAAAAATAATCTTACGCTCCAAATAATAGCCTCTCAACATTTCATCGATATTATTCGGTTTCACGCGATTAATAACCCGCTCCACAAAGGCTCCACTAGTAATAATGGCCGTCTCTCTCAGACGAGATTCTTGTAGAAAAGAGATCAAACTGCTCCTATAAACCCCTTTGAGGTCTTCCAAACTTTCGATGATGATTTCTGTATTGGCCAGATAAAGGGCTGCAATCTGGTCATAATCAATGGCCTCTAACTTGCTGTCTTCTCGGGTCAACCAGTTTCGCAAGCCAGACCCAAAAGTTAAGATCTCATGAACTAATAAACGCAAGAGACGGAAAGACACCAAGAAGTAATAGGTTAAGCGAGACGAAAGGTTGCGATTGACCCGTTGCTCCATATTACGAAGATAGCGTTGGTAGACACGGTAGCCCCGCTCGCGCATCTTTCCTTCTTCGTAGGCTTGTTCCAAGCCGTCACTTTCAATACTCAAAATCAAGAGCTTCAGCTGTTCCCAGTCCTTTTGAATGAGCTTATTTTCTTGGCTTAGAATCAAATTTTCAATCCGATCATGATAGTTATCAATCGCCGCATACAAGGGCCCCTTGTGCTTACTATTCTTTAGGTCTGCTTCTAATTCCATGACGACATCATTTAAAATCGCGATCTGCATCAGGTAGTTATTGGTTTCTTCCTTATCTTCTGATAATTTTGGAAGCACCACTAAGCCAGCAATAAAGCTGACAAGGGTAACTCCTGCCACTAAAAAGAGTAGGACGGGGTATTCTTTTTCGATTTTGGTTGGAATCAAAAGGATCGTCGCAATCGAAACTGTTCCCTTCACACCCGAAAAGGTCAGCAATAAGGCATCTTTCAGATAATTTCTCAATGATTTTTTTAGTCGAACCGTTCGAAACCAATAAAAGAGGTAAACCATGACAAAACGAATTAAAAAGAGCAAGGTTGTCAAAAGAAAGACAGAAAGAACTAAAAGAAGATTGTTGTAAATAGGACTACTTAAGATGGGCTTAGCGATCATTTCTAGTTCCATTCCCAAAATCACAAAGACTGACCCATTTAAGATAAAGTTGACCGTATTCCAGACGGTATGGCTCACAGTATCCACCCGAGCTTCAAGAAGGGTAATGTGCTTAAAGCGACTGGCTTTTAGGATCCCTGACACGACCACAGCGATGATACCAGACACATGGAGTTCTTCTGCTAAGAAAAAAGTCAATAACGGGAGACTCAATTCTAATAACAATTCACTGGCAATATCACTAGCGCGAACACTCAAGAGTAAGGTTTGCAGCCAACGGTTCACAAAGGCCGTCAAGATTCCTACTGCAAATCCTCCTATAATGGAGATTCCTAAGGAAATCCCTGCCTCTCCAAGGGAGAAACTTCCGGTCGCAAGGGCTGCCAAGGCCACTCGAAAGGCAACTAGACCTGAGGCATCATTTAGTAACCCCTCTCCTTTTAAGATATTCGAAACCCGCTTTGGAAAGGTAAAGCGCTCAGACAGGGAAGCAAAGGCTACTAAGTCTGTTGGACCTAGAGCTGCCCCTACGGCCATACAGGCTGCTAAAGGAAGACTCAGCCACAAGGAGTGAGCTGCCCATCCCAAACTAATGGTTGAGATAAAAATCACTGGAAAAATCAAATAAAGAATGATGCGCCAGTGCTTTAAGACAGAAGTAATATCTGCTTCTTCTGCCTCTCGAAATAACAGAGGGCCAATGACCAAGGCCAGAAAGAGTTCTGTATCTAGATGAAAATTTTCTTCTGGGACAAAGAGGGCCCAAACGATCCCTAGTAAGATTTGAATCAAAGGCAGAGGAAGGCTCGGCACAAGTTTATTGGTGACATTTGAGACGATCAAGATCATCGAGAAGATCACTGCATAAAGGAGTAATTCCATCTTCCTCCCTCCCTAGCGTTCTTGGCAACAAGTCTCAAATTGCTGTTTTAACTCCGCAATCTTTTGGTCTGTCTTGGTTACATCCTTGTGCTCAATCTTCTTTTGGCACCGTTCCATCTCAAGCGCAACCAATTTCTTTTTTATTTTGAGCATCTTTTTGGTCATATGGGCTTCATCATAAAAACCGATTGCACGCTCGTGAATGGTTGATTCAACAAAATGGTGTCTCAATCCTTCAATTTTATTTTTTAAATATTCTTTATCCATGACGATAGCTTTCTAATTTTTCAATCATGACCAAAAACGGTGGTTGGTTCACTTGATTCAGTGTCCGGTAGATGGTCGCTGTATATTCTTTTTGTGGGAGCTGGCTGACAAAGTCCAGCACTGCATCACGCTCGATGTCTCCTCCCTCATGACCATAATAGATCATCAAAGCCATTCGACCACCTTTTTCTAGGCGAGCACAGATTTTTTCCATCGCTTCAATAGTAGTAGCCGGAAGAGTAATGACCGATTTATCCGCAGATGGCAGATAACCTAGATTAAAAATAGCTGCTTTGAGGGTCTCCACATATTGGTCCACATGCTGGTGGCCATCTAAAATCAACTGAACATGCTGAAGCCCCAACTTTTC comes from Streptococcus parasanguinis ATCC 15912 and encodes:
- a CDS encoding cation:proton antiporter, with protein sequence MELLLYAVIFSMILIVSNVTNKLVPSLPLPLIQILLGIVWALFVPEENFHLDTELFLALVIGPLLFREAEEADITSVLKHWRIILYLIFPVIFISTISLGWAAHSLWLSLPLAACMAVGAALGPTDLVAFASLSERFTFPKRVSNILKGEGLLNDASGLVAFRVALAALATGSFSLGEAGISLGISIIGGFAVGILTAFVNRWLQTLLLSVRASDIASELLLELSLPLLTFFLAEELHVSGIIAVVVSGILKASRFKHITLLEARVDTVSHTVWNTVNFILNGSVFVILGMELEMIAKPILSSPIYNNLLLVLSVFLLTTLLFLIRFVMVYLFYWFRTVRLKKSLRNYLKDALLLTFSGVKGTVSIATILLIPTKIEKEYPVLLFLVAGVTLVSFIAGLVVLPKLSEDKEETNNYLMQIAILNDVVMELEADLKNSKHKGPLYAAIDNYHDRIENLILSQENKLIQKDWEQLKLLILSIESDGLEQAYEEGKMRERGYRVYQRYLRNMEQRVNRNLSSRLTYYFLVSFRLLRLLVHEILTFGSGLRNWLTREDSKLEAIDYDQIAALYLANTEIIIESLEDLKGVYRSSLISFLQESRLRETAIITSGAFVERVINRVKPNNIDEMLRGYYLERKIIFEYEAQHLITAKQARRMRQNVNELESYSLRESANTLPYDMIEYARNR
- a CDS encoding tRNA (mnm(5)s(2)U34)-methyltransferase codes for the protein MLRPLEMAHQFLAEVITKEDVVVDATMGNGHDTAFLAKLAGQVYAFDIQEQALVNTQERLEKLGLQHVQLILDGHQHVDQYVETLKAAIFNLGYLPSADKSVITLPATTIEAMEKICARLEKGGRMALMIYYGHEGGDIERDAVLDFVSQLPQKEYTATIYRTLNQVNQPPFLVMIEKLESYRHG